Proteins from a genomic interval of Medicago truncatula cultivar Jemalong A17 chromosome 3, MtrunA17r5.0-ANR, whole genome shotgun sequence:
- the LOC25479955 gene encoding uncharacterized protein gives MGTNPTPPPHQKLTHPKNDVVFSPILQPYNQTRDSRRRANSPPPFTLTTILSAAISWLRNRRIRFIFLLLCSPLIFIFLFIAFPFLCITEICLRRRLWRKLLRGFSGDDSADRLRRCEEGCCHDDEEEEKGLLHRYLEDQLFLVRSMYECGGDDEEELVEEDEEDYKSPLLLR, from the coding sequence CACCACCACCGCATCAAAAACTAACCCACCCCAAAAACGACGTCGTTTTCTCACCAATCCTTCAACCATACAATCAAACGCGCGATTCTCGACGCCGCGCAAATTCCCCTCCGCCGTTCACATTAACCACCATCCTCTCCGCCGCGATCTCATGGCTCCGAAACCGACGGATCCGTTTCATCTTCCTTCTCCTCTGTTCTCCTCTCATCTTTATCTTCCTTTTCATCGCTTTCCCTTTCCTATGCATCACCGAAATCTGCCTCCGACGCCGTTTATGGAGAAAACTTCTTCGTGGATTCTCCGGTGATGATTCCGCCGATCGGCTTCGAAGATGTGAGGAAGGTTGTTGTCacgatgatgaagaagaagagaagggTTTGTTGCATAGATATTTGGAGGATCAGCTTTTTCTTGTGAGATCGATGTATGAAtgtggtggtgatgatgaagaagaacttgttgaagaagatgaagaagattataaatctcctttgttgttGAGATAA